The proteins below come from a single Balaenoptera acutorostrata chromosome 2, mBalAcu1.1, whole genome shotgun sequence genomic window:
- the CDX1 gene encoding homeobox protein CDX-1 — translation MYVGYVLDKESPVYPGTARPASLGLGPQAYGPPPPPQYADFTGYSHVEPGPVPPAAWSAPFSAPKDEWAAAYSPGPAAPTASPAPLAFGPPPDFSAVPAPPGPGPGLLAQPLGGPGAPSSPGAQRRTPYEWMRRSVAAGGGGGSGKTRTKDKYRVVYTDHQRLELEKEFHYSRYITIRRKSELAANLGLTERQVKIWFQNRRAKERKVNKKKQQQQQQPSQPPPPAHDVTATPAGPPLGGLCPSSASLLGTSSPMPVKEEYLP, via the exons ATGTACGTGGGCTATGTGCTGGACAAGGAATCCCCCGTGTACCCCGGCACCGCCAGGCCCGCCAGTCTCGGCCTGGGCCCGCAAGCCTACGGCCCCCCGCCGCCTCCGCAGTACGCCGACTTCACCGGCTACTCTCACGTGGAGCCGGGCCCCGTGCCCCCTGCGGCCTGGAGCGCGCCCTTCTCTGCGCCCAAGGACGAATGGGCCGCCGCCTACAGCCCGGGCCCCGCGGCCCCCACCGCCAGCCCGGCCCCGCTGGCATTCGGGCCTCCTCCGGACTTTAGCGCGGTGCCCGCGCCCCCGGGGCCTGGGCCGGGTCTCTTGGCGCAGCCTCTCGGCGGCCCAGGCGCACCGTCCTCGCCCGGAGCGCAAAGGCGGACGCCCTACGAGTGGATGCGGCGCAGCGTGGCGGCCGGAGGCGGCGGTGGCAGCG GTAAGACCCGGACCAAGGACAAATACCGCGTGGTCTACACCGACCACCAGCGCCTGGAGCTGGAGAAGGAATTCCACTACAGCCGTTACATCACCATACGGCGGAAATCAGAGCTGGCCGCCAATCTGGGACTCACTGAACGTCAG GTAAAGATCTGGTTCCAAAACCGGCGGGCGAAGGAGCGCAAAGTGAACAAGAagaagcaacagcagcagcagcagccttcaCAGCCGCCCCCGCCAGCCCACGACGTCACCGCCACTCCAGCGGGGCCACCCCTGGGGGGCCTGTGCCCCAGCTCTGCCAGCCTCCTGGGCACCTCCTCCCCAATGCCTGTCAAGGAGGAGTACCTGCCGTAG